In one Winogradskyella sp. MH6 genomic region, the following are encoded:
- a CDS encoding T9SS type B sorting domain-containing protein — protein MDYINRSLLLYLCIICSFSYAQQITVDNSISPQNLIENNLIQGCVEVSNISSPSNGSSVGLGSYGYFERGTSNFPFENGIVLSTGNANSAGNSQNTATLNEGNSNWGTDPDLETALGISGTLNATSLEFNFISISNQIQFNYILASEEYFGNFPCQYSDGFAFLIREAGTNTPYTNIALVPGTTTPVNTNTVHEEIVGFCEASNEQYFEGYSLGDTNYNGRTTVMSATATIQPNVEYQIKLIIADQTDENYDSAVFIQGNSFNATVDLGEDFSTCASEVTLDGDIGNPQATYNWYFNNVLIPGENQTTLNATVTGNYRVEVEIPLSGSSCVIEDDISLTLSSTQSSDPISDYEICDDTSNDGIETFDLSTKDAEVLASVPNSNYNISYHFSDTEAQNGINGINTPIQNTSNPQIIYVRIEDTNDGCLAFSTINLTVNPLPNINNPSPLDVCDDQVADGFTAIDLNIKNDEITNGLTNLIVTYHSTLADASIGTNPLPMPYVNTNTNEQVFVSVRDEFTGCISTTSLDITVLDNPVINTDDHYIDACDTDHDGFASFDLTSIIPDVLEGLTGVTVTFHETNEDALTGSNPIADDTNYTNITSEEQIVYIRVENNTTGCASVTPVELHTNLLLTATNIDDISLCDIDNDGVEEFNFSGIATSIINDLPDEFAISVEFYLTEDDRDNQVNALDQTTPFIPTSNPQTIYLGLSSATCYDVEQIDLILIPVYEFESIISQTVCDEDQDGFTTTDLSQFDTQVTDALDGFSVTYFLTENDARNNTNVLPNFYTNTSNPFTVYPRITSNETGCSDINFFEITVLEAPVTSPPSDIVICDNDQDGLFTINLLDIIPEVVSSTTDRQISFHTNQTDADNGSNAITNESIYNAQTETIYIRVENTNTGCHSTETLSITVNTLPVFTAIDNYKICEDSSDGFADFIFNTKDAEILNGQSGKVVSYYLNQQDADNRTNAIDKDVAYQNITTPQTIFVRVENLTDEDCYGTSSFIIEVGTNPVYNEPSDWFVCDDISNDGSETFDLSTKITEISDGISDNLSVTFYTSLNNAENSIDPLPLEYTNTVNPQTIFVQIDNGTICNSITSFELNVVQVPDVNPSVPLIGCDTDYDGFTEFDLTNAEFDILDVRQDDIEINYFENYEDAEANSNVISNPEAYTNTSNPQTVYVKINNTISNCYVLVPIDLSVNMPPIINDFQSFNICENENNSFDLTEINEVIMDESFNVLFSYYTNEADAYANENALSTDYTYSTNNDTLFARAEFSTTHCFTVYEFNLEVNPLPIANQPTNLEACDDDYDGLLDFDLTQQNAEILGTQNPSNFTITYHNSEDDANTNLSAVDTDYIAFDSEIIYARVENNATGCYAVTQFLVIIHPLPVIDIQDQVICLDNLPLIVSANTNNPTDQYIWSTGETTPEITIPEIGTYWVTVTTQFGCENTRVFSVAESEAATIEATEVIDFSDPNNITVTISGIGNYLYQLDDGEPQESNFFDNVGMGYHTVTIIDLNGCSEVTRDVLVIDIPKHMSPNGDGHYDTWHIVGVETLPGTIIHIFDRYGKHLATLRHDSPGWDGTLNGLKLPASDYWFVANVARGNQSFEVKGHFAIRR, from the coding sequence ATGGATTACATAAATCGCTCCCTCTTATTATACCTATGCATTATTTGTAGCTTTTCTTATGCACAGCAAATTACTGTAGATAATTCCATCAGTCCACAAAATTTAATTGAAAATAATCTTATACAAGGCTGTGTAGAAGTTTCAAATATTAGTTCACCATCTAACGGTAGTTCAGTCGGTCTAGGAAGTTATGGGTATTTTGAAAGAGGCACATCTAATTTTCCTTTTGAAAATGGAATTGTTTTAAGTACAGGAAATGCTAATTCGGCTGGAAACAGCCAAAATACAGCTACCTTGAATGAAGGAAATAGCAATTGGGGAACCGATCCTGATTTAGAAACTGCACTAGGTATATCAGGCACATTAAATGCTACTTCATTAGAGTTCAATTTTATTTCAATATCTAATCAAATTCAATTTAATTACATTTTAGCTTCAGAAGAGTATTTTGGTAATTTTCCGTGTCAATATTCAGATGGATTTGCCTTTTTAATAAGAGAGGCTGGCACCAATACACCTTATACTAATATTGCTTTAGTTCCTGGTACTACAACACCAGTAAACACCAATACGGTTCATGAAGAAATAGTAGGTTTTTGCGAAGCTTCTAACGAACAATATTTTGAAGGCTACAGTCTTGGAGATACTAATTACAATGGTAGAACAACCGTAATGTCTGCAACAGCAACCATTCAACCCAATGTTGAGTACCAAATAAAATTAATTATTGCCGACCAAACGGACGAGAACTATGACTCTGCTGTTTTTATTCAAGGTAATAGTTTTAATGCTACTGTAGATTTAGGTGAAGATTTTTCAACCTGTGCGAGTGAAGTCACTTTAGATGGTGATATTGGTAATCCACAAGCAACCTACAATTGGTATTTTAATAACGTGTTGATTCCTGGTGAAAACCAAACAACACTTAATGCTACAGTTACGGGTAATTATCGTGTTGAAGTAGAGATTCCACTCTCTGGAAGCTCTTGTGTTATTGAAGATGATATCAGCCTTACATTAAGTTCAACACAATCTTCAGACCCAATATCGGATTATGAAATATGTGACGACACTAGTAACGATGGTATAGAAACGTTTGATTTATCAACAAAAGATGCCGAAGTTTTAGCTTCTGTTCCAAATTCAAACTATAACATATCGTATCACTTTTCTGATACTGAAGCACAAAATGGTATTAACGGTATCAATACTCCAATTCAAAACACTTCAAATCCACAAATCATATATGTAAGAATTGAGGACACAAATGATGGATGTTTGGCTTTTTCTACTATTAATTTAACCGTTAATCCTTTACCCAATATCAACAATCCGTCACCATTAGATGTTTGTGATGATCAGGTTGCAGATGGGTTTACTGCCATTGACCTTAATATAAAAAATGACGAGATTACCAATGGTCTTACTAATCTAATAGTTACTTATCACAGTACACTAGCTGATGCATCAATTGGTACAAATCCATTACCAATGCCTTATGTAAACACAAATACTAACGAGCAGGTTTTTGTAAGTGTTAGAGATGAATTTACTGGTTGTATCAGTACTACAAGTTTAGATATTACCGTTTTAGATAATCCTGTTATAAATACAGATGATCATTACATTGATGCTTGCGACACAGACCATGATGGCTTTGCCAGTTTTGATTTAACAAGTATAATTCCGGATGTGTTAGAAGGATTAACAGGTGTTACTGTTACATTTCATGAAACTAACGAAGATGCGTTAACAGGAAGCAACCCTATTGCAGATGATACTAATTACACTAATATTACGTCTGAAGAACAGATTGTATATATCAGAGTTGAAAATAATACTACTGGCTGTGCCTCTGTGACACCAGTAGAACTGCACACCAACTTATTATTAACAGCTACAAATATTGATGATATCTCTCTTTGCGATATAGACAATGACGGAGTTGAAGAATTTAATTTTTCAGGTATTGCAACAAGTATTATAAATGATTTACCAGATGAATTTGCCATCTCTGTTGAATTCTACTTAACTGAAGACGATAGAGATAATCAGGTAAATGCATTAGACCAAACCACACCATTTATACCAACTAGTAATCCTCAAACTATTTATTTAGGATTAAGTAGTGCTACCTGCTATGATGTAGAGCAAATAGATTTAATTTTAATTCCTGTCTATGAGTTTGAATCCATAATAAGTCAAACCGTTTGCGATGAAGACCAGGATGGTTTTACAACAACAGATTTATCTCAATTTGACACACAAGTTACAGATGCATTAGATGGATTTAGCGTTACTTACTTTTTAACAGAAAATGACGCCAGAAACAATACAAATGTTCTTCCAAACTTTTACACTAATACTTCAAACCCGTTTACAGTTTATCCAAGAATAACTTCAAACGAAACAGGTTGTTCCGATATTAACTTTTTTGAAATTACGGTTTTAGAAGCTCCTGTTACTTCTCCTCCTTCCGATATTGTGATTTGTGATAATGATCAAGACGGATTATTTACCATCAATCTATTAGATATTATTCCTGAAGTAGTTAGTAGCACAACTGATAGACAAATTAGTTTTCACACCAACCAAACCGATGCGGATAATGGCAGTAATGCCATAACCAACGAAAGCATATATAATGCGCAAACCGAAACCATTTACATTAGAGTAGAAAACACAAATACTGGTTGTCATTCTACTGAAACCTTGAGTATTACAGTAAACACTTTACCTGTTTTTACAGCTATTGATAATTACAAAATCTGTGAGGATAGTAGCGATGGTTTTGCAGACTTTATTTTCAACACAAAAGATGCTGAGATTTTAAATGGTCAATCTGGCAAAGTGGTATCCTATTATTTAAATCAACAAGATGCCGATAACAGAACCAATGCTATTGATAAAGATGTAGCCTATCAAAATATTACGACTCCTCAAACCATTTTTGTAAGAGTTGAAAATCTAACAGATGAAGATTGTTATGGCACTTCTAGTTTTATTATTGAAGTAGGTACAAACCCAGTCTATAACGAGCCTTCAGATTGGTTTGTTTGCGACGATATATCTAACGATGGTTCAGAAACTTTTGATTTATCAACTAAGATTACAGAAATATCAGACGGAATTTCAGACAACTTAAGTGTAACGTTTTACACCTCATTAAATAATGCTGAAAACAGTATAGACCCATTACCTCTCGAATATACTAACACTGTAAACCCACAGACTATTTTTGTTCAAATTGATAATGGAACAATTTGTAATTCTATCACTTCTTTTGAATTAAATGTTGTACAAGTACCAGATGTTAATCCTTCAGTACCTTTAATTGGTTGTGATACAGATTATGATGGGTTTACTGAGTTTGATTTAACCAATGCCGAATTTGACATTTTAGATGTAAGACAAGACGATATAGAAATCAACTATTTTGAAAACTATGAGGATGCTGAAGCTAACAGTAATGTTATTTCCAATCCAGAAGCTTATACCAACACTAGCAATCCTCAAACGGTATATGTTAAAATAAATAACACCATCTCTAACTGTTATGTGTTAGTGCCAATAGATTTAAGTGTTAACATGCCTCCTATTATTAATGATTTTCAGTCTTTCAATATATGTGAAAATGAAAATAATAGTTTCGACTTAACTGAGATTAATGAAGTTATTATGGATGAAAGCTTTAATGTGCTATTCAGTTATTACACAAATGAAGCCGATGCCTATGCTAACGAAAATGCATTAAGTACTGATTACACATATTCAACCAATAACGATACACTGTTTGCGCGAGCTGAATTCAGCACAACGCATTGTTTTACGGTGTATGAATTTAACCTTGAAGTAAACCCACTTCCTATTGCCAATCAACCAACCAATTTAGAGGCTTGTGATGATGATTATGATGGATTGTTAGATTTTGATTTAACACAACAAAATGCTGAAATACTAGGCACGCAAAACCCTTCTAATTTCACAATAACCTACCATAATTCTGAAGATGATGCTAACACTAATTTATCTGCTGTAGACACAGATTACATAGCTTTTGATTCTGAAATAATATATGCTAGAGTTGAAAATAACGCAACTGGCTGCTACGCTGTAACTCAGTTTTTGGTTATTATTCATCCATTACCTGTTATAGATATTCAAGATCAAGTGATTTGTTTAGATAATTTACCATTAATTGTTTCTGCAAACACCAACAACCCTACAGATCAATATATTTGGTCTACTGGTGAAACTACGCCAGAAATTACTATACCAGAAATTGGAACCTATTGGGTTACTGTTACTACACAGTTTGGTTGCGAAAACACAAGAGTATTTAGTGTGGCAGAATCTGAAGCTGCAACTATAGAGGCTACAGAAGTTATAGACTTTTCAGACCCAAATAACATCACAGTAACTATTAGTGGTATTGGAAATTATCTCTATCAATTAGATGATGGTGAGCCACAAGAATCTAACTTTTTTGATAATGTAGGTATGGGTTATCATACTGTGACTATAATCGATTTAAATGGTTGTTCTGAAGTTACAAGAGACGTTTTAGTAATAGATATTCCAAAACATATGTCTCCTAATGGTGATGGACACTACGATACTTGGCATATTGTTGGTGTAGAAACATTACCTGGAACCATTATTCATATTTTTGATCGTTATGGTAAGCATCTCGCAACTTTAAGACACGATAGTCCTGGTTGGGATGGTACATTAAACGGTCTAAAACTTCCTGCAAGTGATTACTGGTTTGTTGCTAACGTAGCAAGAGGCAATCAATCTTTTGAGGTTAAAGGGCATTTCGCCATACGTCGTTAA